The genomic stretch CTTAACGAATGGTCTAACCAACGCAATTGCGTGGGGCGGAAATTTATACCTGCCTTCCTGTGTTTGCTCGTTAAGTGCGGTCGCAAGGTAGCTTCCCATTTCGCCTCGGTCGCGAAGTCGGGACAACGTGCTAGCGCTCGCTCCCGCACGTTTGTCGGATTTTGGCCGAACCACGGGCTTCGCTCCAACCGGTTGGCCGTCGGCGGTTGCCGCCTCCCACGCCCTCAACATGACCGCGTAGCATCCCGACCGATAGGATCTTTGAATAGACTTCGGGAGCGACGTTTCGGCTAAATAGTACACGTATTCTCGGAGGGTTATATCGCCACTAATTTTCGGCTCAAGATTATTTTCATGCGCATCGATAATGTATTTAACAAAATGTACGCATCTATACCTTTGGCTCGCACTTATACTGTTGGCCTTGATACCTTCACACCCAACGACCCTGAATATGTAATGACCCAAAGTACCGCAATGCCGAATTCGATGCAGTAAGGCGTTCAGCGAAACACAATTATTGCTCATGGGGTCCACCCGATAGCCTCATCATTTCGTTCATGAGGTCGAATTGCGCATTCCGTTGCGCTATTTCTTCGTCGGCAATTGCGGCACCATATAACTCGATGGTTGTGGACACCCTGCGATGCCCCAGGGCCTCTTTGATCGCCATCCACGCTTGGTCGCGTGATAGGCCGGCCGAAATGTAGTAGCGATAAGCGTGCACAACATAAGTGTGCCTCGTATGATGAAACGTATGCTTCGCTTTCCGCGATTCTCGCGACCTTGCTGTCAAAGGGTCGAATTGTGTTATGGTTCGGACTTGCCCACAGGCCAGTTGCGCCGCGGAAAACATTTCCGCAACCCTCCGCTGTTTGTGCGCGGCTCCAATCGAGGTGGCTGTTGCCTTCGATCCATTGATAAATAATTCGGGTGGCTCGGCATACCTACAGTTTGCCGCCTTCGCTTGAGCGATTATTGATTTCCTTTCATCAAAATAGTATTGTTGTAGTTTCTCTTTTAGTCGCGCGGGTATATGTACATCGCGACCCGTCGCCCCTGTTCGGCGCCCTTTCGACCGTCTGAGAGTAAGAACTTGTGAAGAGGTCGTTCGATCCCACTTGGCGATCTGACTTGCCTCGATGCTCAGGACCTCATCCAGCCGAGCCCCGGTCGCAAATCCGGCGTAACATATTAGCCAATTTCTCCAACTCTCCGTTGCCGTTTTTGGTGCAAGATACTGGAGGAAGCTTGTCATTTCCGAGAGGGTGAACGGCACAACCTTCCGGGTCGTGTGTCGTCGTTGACTAGCGAGCCCTCGCGGCTGATGGGAAAATGGCGCTGGCTTGGGGTCCTTGTGTGCCAGCCAAAACTGATACTGTATGGCGGTATCGAGCCGGGCGGCTATGGTGGCCTGGGCGAGGTAGTCTTTGTTTTTGGCGGAGACCCGTTCTTCTAAGTCTGCTCGGTATTTGTACAGAAGGCCTTCCACACGCGTCGGGTCGATCAAACATTCTCCGCGGAACCGCAACCAGTCCAATAGATGCTCACAGCGCGTGGTCATCGTCTTTGGGGAAGGTTTTCTACACCTCCAGTATGCGGCGAGGAAAGCGAAAGATTCCCGGTGAGGGGACTGCAGTGCCGTGTCGACTATGTAAGGGAAGCCCTCGCCGACTCCAACCAGCCTAGGGCCGGATGGAATATCCACGGGCCGAAGGAGGGCCCTCGGCTTTGCTATCCGATATCCCATCCAAGTGTCCCCTGTTCCCTATTCTAGGAATAGGAAGGCTGTTCGGAGGCAAATGGCAAGCGTCGGGCGCATTAAACGTCCGGACAGGGAACACGTCGGTGATTTTCACGGATCTAGGAGAATCGAGTCAGAGCAAGTGCGGCCGGAGGCTGGCATTGATTCTGTTAGCTTATTTTGAATGATCGGGAACAGTTTGTCGCTAGCTCCTAATGGAATGGGGCATCGGCGCCATGCCGTACTTGCGGGAGTACCAGCTGCGCTCGAGCCGCTGCGGCGCATAGGTGCCGTTGGGCGTGTTGTAGCCGGCGCGGCCGGTGGAGACGGCCCAGGTGTAGCGGTGCTCGCCATCGACGATGACGCGCATGGTCTGGGTGCTCTTGTCGACCCGCACCACGATGGCGGCAGCGGCCTCGGCGGACCAGACGAGAAGGCCAACAATCAGGGCGGCCAGGCCATGAACGACGCGCATGGATTCCCCTCCGACGCGATACCAGCAGACGGTCCCTTGCGGGCCTTGCACTTCCAGTGATTCCGCAGCGGAAGGGGCCTGTAAAGGCGGATGCGGGATTCACCTTAAGGGCCGGCTGCGGCAGTCCAGACGATTGCAGCGGCGTGAGGAATGGTTAACGACTTGTGACTAGGGTGGCGGAAAGCCCCCCGCGATCCCCCGGTTCCCCGCCATGCCGCGCCCGCTCGCCCTTGCCCTCGCAGCACTGACTGTCCTCGGTTCCGCGGCCGCCGCGCAGGAGCGCGGCACGGTCACGCCGCGGCCCCTGCCGCCGCTCGCCAATCCCAACGACCCGAACCTGCCGGCCAAGGAACTGTTCGGCCGCGCCACGACCGGCGCGCCGATGGAGGCGCGCAGCTTCGGCTTCTATTCGCGGGGATGCCTCGCCGGCGCCGTGGCGCTGCCGGTCAATGGCGAGACCTGGCAGGTCATGCGGCTCTCCCGCAACCGCATGTGGGGCCATCCGGACATGATCGGCTTCCTTGAACGCTTCGCCCGGAAGGTGCCGCAGGTGTCGCGCTGGCCCGGAATCCTCGTCGGCGACATCTCGCAGCCGCGTGGCGGGCCGATGCTCACCGGCCATGCCTCACACCAGATCGGCCTCGACGCCGACATCTGGCTCACGCCCATGCCACGTCGCGAACTGTCGCGGGAGGAACGGGAGATGACCTCGGCCGTGAACATGGTGCGCGCCGACCGGCGCGACATCGACCCGGCCACCTGGACGCGCGACCACCTGCAGGTCATCCGCGCCGCCGCCACCGATCCGGCGGTGGAGCGGGTGCTGGTCAATGCGGCGATCAAGAAGGCCCTGTGCCGCGAGGCTGGAAGCGACCGCTCCTGGCTGTCGCGCGTGCGACCCGTGCCGGGCCACAACTACCACATGCATATCCGGATCCGCTGCCCGGCGGGCAGTCCCGGATGCCGGCCGCAGGATCCGCCGCCGACGGGAGACGGCTGTGGCGCCGAGCTCGACTGGTGGTTCACTGAAGAAGTGCTGAACCCCCGTCCGAACCCGAACTGGCGGCCGCCGCCGCCGATCACCATGGCAGGACTGCCGGACGCCTGTCAGCAGGTGCTGGTCGCGCGCTGAGGCAGCGCGCTGCCGTTACTCCGCAGGAACGGGGGCCGGCTGGGCCACAGGTCGTTCCTTGATCGGCAGGTTGATGAGGCCCGAGCCGATGCAGAAGAGGATGCTCAGGTACCACATGACCTCGTAGGAGCCGGTGCGCTCGTACATGACGCCACCGAGCCAGGCACCGAGGAACCCGCCGACCTGGTGGGAGAAGAACACGAAGCCGTAGAGCATCGCCATGTAGCGGGTGCCGAACATCAGGGCGACGAGGCCCGAGGTCGGCGGCACGGTGGAGAGCCAGAGCAACCCCATCAGCGCGGCGAAGACGAGAGCCAGCGCCGTCGAGGGCGGGAAGACGAAAAGCAGGATCACCGCCGCGCCGCGGGCGAAATAGATATAGGCGAGCAGCCAGCGCTTCGACATGCGGGCGGCGAGCCAGCCGGCCCCCAGCGACCCCACGATGTTGAACAGCCCGATGAGGGCGAGCGCCGAACCGGCGACCCAGGCCGGCATGTTCAGGTCCTTCAGGTAGGTCGGGTAGTGGGTGGTGATGAAGGCGAGCTGGAAGCCGCAGGTGAAGAAGCCGATCACCAGGAAGACGTAGCTCGGATGGGCGAAGGCCTGCTTGAGCGTCGCGGCGATGCTCATCTCGGCACCCGTGCCCTGGCCCTGCCCGGATGACGGGCTGGTGGCGAGGGCGAAGGACAGCGGGATGATGACCAGCGGCACGCAGGAGAAGATCAGCAGCGCCGCCTTCCAC from Phreatobacter oligotrophus encodes the following:
- the mepA gene encoding penicillin-insensitive murein endopeptidase, whose amino-acid sequence is MPRPLALALAALTVLGSAAAAQERGTVTPRPLPPLANPNDPNLPAKELFGRATTGAPMEARSFGFYSRGCLAGAVALPVNGETWQVMRLSRNRMWGHPDMIGFLERFARKVPQVSRWPGILVGDISQPRGGPMLTGHASHQIGLDADIWLTPMPRRELSREEREMTSAVNMVRADRRDIDPATWTRDHLQVIRAAATDPAVERVLVNAAIKKALCREAGSDRSWLSRVRPVPGHNYHMHIRIRCPAGSPGCRPQDPPPTGDGCGAELDWWFTEEVLNPRPNPNWRPPPPITMAGLPDACQQVLVAR
- a CDS encoding L,D-transpeptidase, which produces MRVVHGLAALIVGLLVWSAEAAAAIVVRVDKSTQTMRVIVDGEHRYTWAVSTGRAGYNTPNGTYAPQRLERSWYSRKYGMAPMPHSIRS
- a CDS encoding site-specific integrase, which encodes MIDPTRVEGLLYKYRADLEERVSAKNKDYLAQATIAARLDTAIQYQFWLAHKDPKPAPFSHQPRGLASQRRHTTRKVVPFTLSEMTSFLQYLAPKTATESWRNWLICYAGFATGARLDEVLSIEASQIAKWDRTTSSQVLTLRRSKGRRTGATGRDVHIPARLKEKLQQYYFDERKSIIAQAKAANCRYAEPPELFINGSKATATSIGAAHKQRRVAEMFSAAQLACGQVRTITQFDPLTARSRESRKAKHTFHHTRHTYVVHAYRYYISAGLSRDQAWMAIKEALGHRRVSTTIELYGAAIADEEIAQRNAQFDLMNEMMRLSGGPHEQ
- a CDS encoding MFS transporter; the encoded protein is MTASAPSDRPASDAAWRTPFVIVLCGCLIGLLSFGPRSVVGMFLMPISTDNGWTRDILSLTIAIQNLMWGVGQPFAGAVADRFGTLRVFWAGAIMYGLGLACMVLPLPPLAMHVLSGTLVGLGLAGVSFNLVLACFAKLLPESKRAQAMGLGTAASSFGQFVFAPLTPFLVDLLGWKAALLIFSCVPLVIIPLSFALATSPSSGQGQGTGAEMSIAATLKQAFAHPSYVFLVIGFFTCGFQLAFITTHYPTYLKDLNMPAWVAGSALALIGLFNIVGSLGAGWLAARMSKRWLLAYIYFARGAAVILLFVFPPSTALALVFAALMGLLWLSTVPPTSGLVALMFGTRYMAMLYGFVFFSHQVGGFLGAWLGGVMYERTGSYEVMWYLSILFCIGSGLINLPIKERPVAQPAPVPAE